In the Parasteatoda tepidariorum isolate YZ-2023 chromosome 3, CAS_Ptep_4.0, whole genome shotgun sequence genome, one interval contains:
- the LOC122271101 gene encoding uncharacterized protein, whose product MMNTWVWKLLVTLVLFHSAQARGGLGYGGGKGIGHGGLGAYGPALGLGYGAGLGAYGVGFGGYGSGLGAYGAGFGGYGAGLGVPFGPAGGIGVGYGGVGLGGIANGQAVGNLGGPLLGGYGLGYGPGLIG is encoded by the exons ATGATGAATACATGG gtTTGGAAACTGCTCGTGACACTTGTGCTTTTTCATTCAGCCCAAGCTAGAGGAGGACTGGGTTACGGCGGTGGTAAAGGTATAGGACATGGTGGTCTAGGTGCTTACGGTCCAGCTTTGGGACTTGGATATGGAGCCGGTCTTGGAGCATATGGAGTTGGTTTTGGAGGATACGGATCAGGTCTCGGAGCATATGGAGCTGGTTTTGGAGGATATGGAGCTGGTTTAGGAGTTCCCTTTGGACCTGCTGGAGGCATTGGAGTGGGTTATGGTGGAGTTGGTTTAGGAGGCATAGCAAATGGACAAGCTGTGGGCAATTTGGGAGGTCCACTTCTTGGTGGTTACGGTCTAGGTTATGGACCTGGTCTCATaggataa
- the LOC139425193 gene encoding uncharacterized protein, which produces MTDVAREFDIAHSVVSRLWKAFKTTGMCSRWHGGGRVRSTTTAEDRYIVLSAKRNRRTTAQQVANQFLAATGKQIFRKTIARRLRGGGLYARRPVVCVPLTRQHRTASLQWCLSLPS; this is translated from the exons ATGACAGATGTTGCCAGGGAGTTCGACATCGCTCACAGCGTTGTTTCACGGCTGTGGAAAGCATTTAAAACTACTGGAATGTGTAGTAGGTGGCACGGGGGAGGTCGTGTTAGAAGTACGACGACTGCAGAAGACAGATACATCGTCCTATCAGCAAAAAGGAACAGGCGCACCACAGCTCAGCAAGTGGCAAATCAGTTTCTTGCTGCCACAGGAAAGCAGATCTTTCGAAAAACTATTGCCAGACGTTTGAGGGGAGGAGGACTATACGCCCGCAGACCTGTTGTGTGTGTCCCATTGACCAGACAGCACCGTACTGCCAGTTTGCAATGGTGTC TCAGTCTTCCCTCATAG
- the LOC107449357 gene encoding shematrin-like protein 1, with the protein MELALWILFFFVSLVQGNDNRYLVESEEKSNDQEAYESYNSPVIGAKSGNYAPKSGYPLPPTVPAGYSNYLSGLGYGYGLSPYSRYGVMPSPYLNYGSPYNALPYGYGAGLNSVLGTGLGLGNPVLGNQILGNPGYGGLGYRFGGLGYNAAYFRAPGVPAPLPSPYGAAPVPAGLTNGVLPLPASYAGAGVPVPGPAVAGRPPVITTQGKDGSLRYAYSPQRVPGY; encoded by the exons ATGGAATTG GCTTTGtggatactttttttcttcgtgaGTTTGGTTCAAGGTAATGACAACCGATACTTGGTTGAGTCAGAAGAGAAATCAAATGATCAAGAGGCCTACGAAAGCTACAACTCCCCAGTCATTGGTGCAAAATCTGGAAATTATGCTCCAAAATCAGGTTACCCGCTCCCTCCAACTGTTCCAGCAGGATATTCTAATTACCTTTCAGGATTAGGCTACGGTTACGGCCTCTCTCCTTACAGCCGATACGGTGTCATGCCATCTCCATATCTTAATTACGGAAGTCCATACAACGCACTCCCCTACGGCTATGGTGCAGGTTTGAACTCAGTCCTAGGTACCGGCTTGGGTCTTGGAAACCCTGTTTTAGGTAACCAAATTCTTGGAAACCCAGGATATGGTGGTTTAGGTTACAGATTTGGTGGATTGGGTTACAATGCTGCTTACTTTAGAGCACCTGGAGTTCCAGCACCACTTCCCTCTCCTTACGGCGCTGCTCCAGTACCTGCTGGTCTAACAAATGGTGTTCTACCATTGCCAGCGTCTTATGCAGGAGCTGGAGTACCCGTTCCAGGCCCAGCAGTAGCAGGTAGACCTCCAGTAATAACTACCCAAGGAAAAGATGGTTCTCTAAGATATGCGTATTCTCCTCAAAGAGTTCCTGGTTACTAA